A genomic region of Candidatus Dependentiae bacterium contains the following coding sequences:
- the lysS gene encoding lysine--tRNA ligase, translating into MSVKHGNQAQIDTDNVNLNEDLVRLNKVKEMQQNGINPWPAYKKVDSKCEKVIYDFEHEISQDKQYSVAGRLMTIRDHGKTLFANLRDRSGDLQIYIKKDELEPKTFEIFEKYIDAGDIVWVKGTVFKTKLGQITLKVSDISLLSKCLHALPEKFHGLVDVEQRYRQRYLDLLSNPESKNKFVKRFKLIQAIRNFLLNKEFLEVETPMLHPIPGGAAARPFVTHHNAYDMDLYLRIAPELYLKRLVVGGIERVFEINRNFRNEGISTRHNPEFTMLEFYMAHGNYLDGIALTEEMFSSAAAAITGSSYFKFGELQIDFTAPFRKLTMRDSLVEIGGLLESEISESNIDKTLKKHNLEVTNVAGYGAKISALFEEIVEEKIVQPTFIIGYPIEISPLAQRDENNPEFAARFELFVAGMELANGFTELNDPFDQADRFKSQVAARDAGDQEAHHYDADYIKALEYGLCPAVGVGVGLDRLTMLLTDTTSIKDVILFPTLKKSE; encoded by the coding sequence ATGTCAGTAAAGCATGGCAATCAAGCACAAATCGATACGGATAATGTAAATTTGAATGAAGATTTGGTAAGACTTAATAAAGTCAAAGAGATGCAACAAAATGGAATTAATCCATGGCCTGCCTATAAAAAAGTAGATTCCAAATGTGAAAAAGTTATTTATGATTTTGAACATGAGATTTCTCAAGACAAACAATATTCCGTTGCCGGAAGATTAATGACGATACGAGATCATGGTAAGACATTATTTGCAAATTTAAGAGACAGATCGGGAGATTTGCAAATCTATATTAAAAAAGATGAACTTGAACCAAAAACTTTTGAAATTTTTGAAAAATATATAGATGCCGGTGATATCGTTTGGGTAAAAGGTACGGTTTTTAAAACCAAGCTTGGACAAATTACATTAAAAGTAAGCGATATATCTCTTTTGAGTAAATGCTTGCATGCATTGCCTGAAAAATTTCACGGACTTGTTGATGTTGAACAGCGTTATAGACAAAGATATTTGGATCTTTTAAGTAATCCTGAAAGTAAAAACAAATTTGTAAAAAGATTTAAATTGATTCAAGCCATACGTAATTTTTTGCTTAATAAAGAATTTTTAGAAGTAGAAACTCCAATGCTACACCCAATTCCGGGCGGAGCTGCAGCAAGACCGTTTGTTACTCATCATAATGCTTATGATATGGATTTATATTTGCGCATTGCTCCGGAACTTTATTTGAAAAGACTTGTTGTTGGCGGAATTGAAAGAGTTTTTGAAATTAATAGAAATTTCAGAAATGAAGGTATTTCAACAAGACACAATCCTGAATTTACCATGCTTGAGTTTTACATGGCACATGGTAACTATTTGGATGGAATAGCCTTAACTGAAGAAATGTTTAGTTCTGCTGCCGCTGCAATTACAGGCTCATCGTACTTTAAATTTGGTGAACTTCAAATAGATTTTACCGCTCCATTTAGAAAACTTACAATGCGAGATTCTTTAGTTGAAATTGGTGGGCTTTTGGAAAGTGAAATATCTGAGAGCAACATAGATAAAACATTGAAAAAACATAATCTTGAAGTTACAAATGTTGCCGGTTATGGTGCAAAAATTTCTGCATTATTTGAGGAAATTGTAGAAGAAAAAATTGTTCAACCTACGTTTATTATTGGATATCCAATAGAAATTTCTCCTCTAGCACAAAGAGATGAAAATAATCCTGAATTTGCAGCAAGATTTGAGCTTTTTGTTGCCGGAATGGAACTTGCAAACGGTTTTACCGAGTTAAATGATCCATTTGATCAGGCAGATAGATTTAAATCTCAAGTTGCAGCACGTGATGCCGGAGATCAGGAAGCTCATCACTATGACGCCGATTATATAAAAGCGTTGGAATATGGACTTTGCCCTGCGGTTGGAGTTGGCGTTGGTCTTGATAGATTAACTATGTTATTGACAGATACAACATCCATAAAAGATGTAATTTTGTTTCCAACTTTAAAAAAATCAGAATAA
- a CDS encoding septum formation initiator family protein, protein MDKKYYVRFGVLFIITLCILYAIIWGKTGILKYFQIKKDITAEKIAILELENKIKNLEENIKNFKKNSVELEKYARQDLQMGEKDEVVYLVDK, encoded by the coding sequence ATGGATAAAAAATATTATGTTAGATTTGGCGTTTTATTTATAATTACGTTATGCATACTTTATGCAATTATTTGGGGTAAAACAGGAATTTTAAAATATTTTCAAATAAAAAAAGATATAACTGCTGAAAAGATTGCTATTTTAGAGTTGGAAAATAAAATTAAAAATTTGGAAGAAAATATTAAAAATTTTAAAAAAAATAGTGTTGAGTTGGAAAAATATGCAAGACAAGATTTACAGATGGGCGAAAAGGATGAAGTTGTATATCTTGTAGATAAATAA